A single window of Actinoallomurus bryophytorum DNA harbors:
- a CDS encoding class I SAM-dependent methyltransferase, with amino-acid sequence MPSAFDFDSLVNNFDQVQPLMAGATTGILEHVPPLGHGTTVLDIACGTGEPGLTLAEHRPGTHLIGVDSAEPMVGAARRKAEAKGLADTRFAVMDSRHLDLADASVDCVVSRFGVLSFADPMAEAREMSRVLRPDGGFAVATWDAASKNVLTYAIASAVDEWLPPQATAAMRRMEQFAMPGRRESWLRQAGFSKVDSSLWTWPVEFADEEAMWALAGGPAMLQAVVTGLDDDHTHQARDRVRDLTSEYRRSDGTYVLPYACRLLWGTR; translated from the coding sequence ATGCCCTCCGCGTTCGACTTCGACAGCCTCGTGAACAACTTCGATCAGGTCCAGCCCTTGATGGCGGGGGCGACGACCGGAATTCTCGAACACGTTCCGCCGCTTGGGCACGGCACGACCGTCTTGGACATCGCGTGTGGCACGGGGGAGCCCGGGCTCACCCTCGCGGAGCACCGACCCGGAACCCACCTGATCGGTGTCGACAGCGCCGAGCCGATGGTGGGAGCCGCCCGGCGCAAAGCGGAGGCCAAGGGCCTGGCCGACACCCGGTTCGCCGTGATGGACAGCCGGCACCTTGACCTCGCGGACGCCTCGGTCGACTGCGTGGTGTCCCGGTTCGGGGTCCTCTCCTTCGCCGATCCGATGGCCGAGGCACGTGAGATGTCGCGGGTGTTGCGGCCGGACGGTGGCTTCGCCGTGGCGACGTGGGACGCCGCCAGCAAGAACGTCCTGACCTACGCGATCGCCTCGGCCGTCGATGAGTGGCTTCCTCCGCAGGCGACGGCGGCGATGCGGCGGATGGAGCAGTTCGCGATGCCCGGAAGGCGGGAGTCATGGCTGCGGCAGGCCGGGTTCTCGAAGGTCGACAGTTCCCTGTGGACCTGGCCCGTCGAGTTCGCCGACGAGGAGGCCATGTGGGCTCTCGCCGGCGGCCCGGCCATGCTGCAGGCGGTGGTCACCGGACTCGACGATGACCACACCCATCAGGCCCGCGACAGGGTTCGCGACCTCACGAGTGAATACAGGCGATCAGACGGCACGTATGTCCTGCCGTACGCGTGCCGGCTGCTCTGGGGAACCCGTTGA
- a CDS encoding TetR family transcriptional regulator — MAGDAEATRRRLLDAASQEFAAYGIAGARVDRIAAAARSNKAQIYHYFGSKDALFDAVFHELVVRTVREVPIDPLDLPGYAARLFDGYEDHPEVQRLATWYRLERAETDSPLEIVVASNRAKVEAIASSQRSGALPAAVAADDLLALVLTIASMWTSMTPEYNALVSRHTRAHRRQVVIDAVRALLA, encoded by the coding sequence ATGGCAGGTGACGCGGAGGCGACGAGGCGCCGGCTTCTGGACGCGGCGAGCCAGGAGTTCGCCGCGTACGGCATCGCCGGCGCGCGCGTGGACCGGATCGCCGCCGCGGCCCGGTCCAACAAGGCGCAGATCTACCACTACTTCGGCAGCAAGGACGCCCTGTTCGACGCCGTCTTCCACGAGCTCGTCGTCCGCACCGTCCGCGAGGTGCCGATCGATCCCCTGGACCTGCCCGGCTACGCCGCCCGGCTGTTCGACGGCTACGAGGACCACCCGGAGGTGCAGCGGCTCGCCACCTGGTACCGCCTCGAACGCGCCGAGACGGACTCACCGCTGGAGATCGTGGTGGCGAGCAACCGCGCCAAGGTCGAGGCCATCGCCTCGTCCCAGCGTTCGGGGGCGCTCCCGGCCGCCGTAGCGGCCGACGACCTGCTCGCGCTCGTCCTCACGATCGCGTCGATGTGGACGTCGATGACCCCGGAGTACAACGCGCTGGTGAGCCGTCACACCCGCGCCCACCGCCGCCAGGTAGTGATCGACGCCGTACGCGCGCTGCTCGCCTGA
- a CDS encoding SDR family NAD(P)-dependent oxidoreductase, protein MSKVFLVTGTSRGLGREIAEAVLAEGHALVATARRPNLPGELVARYGERLRQVPLDVTDPQAAEAAVRTAVEEFGRLDVVVNNAGYADLASVEDVTAEDFRAQIDTNLLGVVNVTKAALPVLREQGSGHIIQVSSVGGRVTTVGLSAYQAAKWAVGGFSEVLAQEVGPLGIKVTVLEPGGMRTDWAGSSMSIPPVSEPYRKTVGALAERFAEGGMAAAGDPARVAEVVLKVAGLDEPPLRLLLGSDAVRYAAAVERARAESDARWRDLSLSTDHDAATEAELKPLG, encoded by the coding sequence ATGAGCAAGGTCTTCCTCGTCACCGGAACCTCACGCGGCCTCGGGCGAGAGATCGCCGAAGCGGTCCTCGCGGAAGGGCACGCCCTCGTCGCCACCGCCCGCAGGCCTAACCTGCCCGGTGAGCTGGTCGCGAGGTACGGCGAAAGGCTCCGCCAGGTCCCCCTCGACGTCACCGACCCGCAGGCCGCCGAGGCCGCCGTACGCACCGCGGTGGAGGAGTTCGGCCGCCTCGACGTGGTCGTGAACAACGCCGGCTACGCCGATCTGGCCTCCGTCGAGGACGTCACCGCCGAGGACTTCCGCGCGCAGATCGACACCAATCTTCTCGGCGTCGTCAACGTGACCAAGGCCGCCCTGCCGGTGCTGCGTGAGCAGGGTTCGGGTCACATCATCCAGGTCTCCTCGGTCGGCGGCCGGGTCACGACCGTGGGCCTGTCCGCCTACCAGGCCGCGAAGTGGGCCGTCGGCGGGTTCTCCGAGGTGCTCGCCCAGGAGGTCGGGCCGCTCGGCATCAAGGTCACCGTGCTGGAGCCCGGCGGGATGCGTACGGACTGGGCCGGGTCCTCGATGTCGATCCCCCCGGTCAGCGAGCCGTACCGGAAGACCGTCGGCGCGCTGGCCGAACGATTCGCCGAAGGCGGGATGGCCGCGGCGGGCGATCCGGCCAGGGTCGCCGAGGTCGTGCTGAAGGTCGCCGGCCTGGACGAGCCTCCGCTGCGGCTGCTGCTGGGCAGCGACGCCGTACGCTACGCCGCCGCGGTCGAACGGGCACGCGCCGAGAGCGACGCCCGCTGGCGCGACCTCAGCCTGTCCACCGACCACGACGCCGCGACCGAGGCCGAGCTGAAGCCCCTGGGCTGA
- a CDS encoding NAD-binding protein has protein sequence MPTVPRRRSTMRGHLVVCGDTPLAFRLADELATRYLQDVTVILPSKKRNHGPQIAELPRVKVHEAHELNDEAFRDVNAEAASAVALVGNSEVGNIHAALRVQELNPGARLVIRMSNTSLGQRIRTLFNDCAVLSDGAMAAPSFVAAALGDPAPSHVRVAGRTLYVARRSDRPTSIICGLADTRRSEGNPRLLPDPHESANLVLAVADKTPRDPLLSHRPHRSQVSGLTRNLALILNRRLMQVAVSLLAVIVIGTVLLSIAAHYGLSESVYLVLLDLAGAADPEPSLGGPAKLIQVVVTLASLALVPAVTAAVVDAVVRARLAGPLELREPISGHIVVVGLGGVGLRVVAQLNDLGVPVVCVEMNEDAVGVPFARREGLPLVIGDATRKETLRSAWVSTCRAVVTVTSDDITNLEAGLSSRDLKDNVRVVLRLFDDDLAGRVHRNFRIPVSRSVSFLAAPAFAAAMMERLIIGTIPVGRKVMLIADVPIAQGSVLEGRPLSDVNQPGESRVLALGRRGGPHFDWAPQAGYRLVRGDRLIVLATRTGIGHVRARSISPSQAPPALRMREESPGG, from the coding sequence GTGCCGACAGTCCCCCGGCGTCGCAGCACGATGCGCGGTCACCTAGTCGTCTGCGGCGACACGCCCCTCGCCTTCCGGCTCGCCGACGAGCTGGCCACGCGTTATCTGCAGGACGTCACCGTCATCCTGCCGTCCAAGAAACGCAACCACGGACCGCAGATCGCCGAGCTGCCCCGGGTCAAGGTGCACGAGGCCCATGAGCTGAACGACGAGGCGTTCCGCGACGTCAACGCGGAGGCGGCCAGCGCGGTCGCGCTCGTGGGCAACAGCGAGGTCGGCAACATCCACGCCGCGCTGCGGGTGCAGGAGCTCAACCCGGGCGCGCGGCTCGTCATCCGGATGTCGAACACCTCGCTGGGTCAGCGGATCCGTACCCTGTTCAACGACTGCGCGGTGCTGTCCGACGGCGCGATGGCCGCGCCGTCGTTCGTGGCAGCGGCGCTCGGCGATCCGGCTCCCAGCCACGTACGCGTGGCCGGCCGCACCCTCTATGTCGCGCGCCGCAGCGACCGGCCGACCAGCATCATCTGCGGGCTGGCCGACACCCGGCGCTCGGAGGGCAACCCGCGCCTGCTGCCCGACCCGCACGAGAGCGCCAACCTGGTGCTGGCCGTCGCCGACAAGACCCCGCGCGACCCGCTCCTGTCCCACCGTCCGCACCGGAGCCAGGTCTCGGGGCTGACGCGCAACCTCGCGCTGATCCTCAACCGCCGCCTGATGCAGGTGGCGGTCTCGCTCCTGGCCGTGATCGTCATCGGCACGGTGCTGCTGAGCATCGCCGCGCACTACGGCCTCAGCGAGTCGGTCTATCTCGTCCTCCTCGACCTCGCGGGTGCCGCCGACCCCGAACCCTCACTCGGAGGGCCGGCGAAGCTGATCCAGGTCGTGGTGACCCTCGCCAGCCTTGCCCTGGTGCCGGCCGTCACGGCCGCGGTCGTCGACGCGGTGGTCCGCGCCCGGCTCGCCGGCCCGCTGGAGCTGCGCGAGCCGATCAGCGGCCACATCGTGGTCGTCGGGCTCGGCGGTGTCGGGCTACGCGTGGTGGCGCAGCTGAACGACCTCGGCGTCCCCGTCGTGTGCGTCGAGATGAACGAGGACGCGGTCGGTGTTCCCTTCGCCCGCCGCGAAGGGCTGCCGCTCGTGATCGGCGACGCCACGCGCAAGGAGACGCTGCGCAGCGCGTGGGTCAGCACCTGCCGCGCGGTCGTCACCGTCACGAGTGACGACATCACCAACCTCGAGGCCGGGCTGAGCTCGCGCGACCTGAAGGACAACGTACGGGTCGTGCTGCGGCTCTTCGACGACGACCTGGCCGGCCGGGTGCACCGCAACTTCCGCATCCCGGTGTCGCGCAGCGTGTCCTTCCTCGCCGCGCCGGCCTTCGCCGCCGCCATGATGGAACGCCTGATCATCGGTACCATCCCGGTCGGCCGCAAGGTGATGCTCATCGCCGACGTACCCATCGCCCAGGGCTCGGTGCTGGAGGGCCGCCCGCTGAGCGACGTCAACCAGCCCGGCGAGTCACGGGTGCTCGCGCTGGGCCGCCGGGGCGGCCCGCACTTCGACTGGGCGCCCCAGGCCGGCTACCGCCTCGTACGGGGCGACCGGCTCATCGTGCTGGCCACCCGTACGGGCATCGGGCACGTACGGGCGCGCAGCATCTCCCCGTCGCAGGCCCCACCGGCCTTACGGATGCGTGAGGAGTCGCCGGGTGGCTAG
- a CDS encoding YceI family protein, giving the protein MSDNHGTASLKTTNVAIPDYLTGTWKADPVHSEIAFSAHHLMVSKIRGRFTGYDVTIVTSEDPLTSSVTATIDLASIDTGYRSRDDHLRSADYLEVERYPTMGYRSTGIRRTGDGWAVDGDLTLHGVTRQVPLAVEVNGFTPDPFGGQRAGFSATTRIDRRDFGIDLVLPLDGGGVVVGDKVSISLEIQAVLQK; this is encoded by the coding sequence ATGAGCGACAACCACGGCACCGCATCCCTGAAGACAACGAACGTCGCGATCCCGGACTATCTGACCGGCACCTGGAAGGCCGACCCGGTGCACTCCGAGATCGCCTTCTCCGCCCATCACCTCATGGTCAGCAAGATCCGTGGCCGGTTCACCGGCTACGACGTCACGATCGTCACGAGCGAGGACCCGCTGACCTCGTCGGTCACCGCGACGATCGACCTCGCGTCCATCGACACCGGCTACCGATCCCGTGACGACCACCTCCGCTCCGCCGACTACCTCGAGGTCGAGCGGTACCCGACGATGGGCTACCGCTCCACCGGCATCCGCCGGACCGGCGACGGCTGGGCCGTCGACGGTGACCTGACGTTGCACGGCGTCACCCGGCAGGTGCCGCTGGCCGTCGAGGTGAACGGGTTCACCCCGGACCCGTTCGGCGGGCAGCGGGCCGGCTTCTCCGCGACCACGCGGATCGACCGGCGCGACTTCGGCATCGACCTCGTCCTCCCGCTGGACGGCGGTGGCGTCGTGGTCGGCGACAAGGTGTCGATCAGCCTCGAGATCCAGGCCGTCCTCCAGAAGTGA
- a CDS encoding ester cyclase codes for MSTAQATSNKAKFGRLHDAANSGDVEVISRTIDEVVAPDVVIRTPLPTDATGAAALKQVWATLLRAFPDLHVAVEDVIAEGDKVVCRNTVTGTHQGEYMGRPPTGRSITYNEILISRFADGRIAETWGIVDVLSQLRQLGAVPEDPGDKVG; via the coding sequence GTGTCAACAGCACAGGCGACAAGCAACAAGGCGAAGTTCGGCCGCCTCCATGACGCCGCGAACAGCGGCGACGTGGAGGTCATCTCAAGGACGATCGACGAGGTCGTCGCCCCGGACGTGGTGATCCGCACACCGTTGCCGACCGACGCCACAGGGGCGGCGGCGCTCAAACAGGTCTGGGCGACGCTCCTTCGCGCGTTCCCCGACCTTCACGTCGCGGTCGAGGATGTGATCGCGGAGGGGGACAAGGTCGTCTGCAGGAACACGGTCACCGGAACCCATCAGGGCGAGTACATGGGCCGTCCGCCGACCGGCCGGTCCATCACGTACAACGAGATCCTCATCTCCCGCTTCGCGGACGGCCGGATCGCCGAGACCTGGGGGATCGTGGACGTCCTGTCGCAGCTGCGGCAGCTCGGCGCGGTTCCCGAAGATCCGGGGGACAAGGTCGGGTAG
- a CDS encoding 4-hydroxybenzoate 3-monooxygenase: MTNSPRRTQVVIVGAGPAGLTLANLLRVGGIACVLLEEESRAFIEQRPRAGFIEEWAVRALERHGLADRLLEKAEIQGSFEFRFNGARHIMNYGELAGHRHFVYPQQYLVTDLVGLHTDQGGDVRFGVRDVRLHDVDTDHPAVTYEDSETGLPHRVECDFIAGCDGARGVSRGYLTAGNALLASHDYGIGWLALLAEAPPSATGVIFGIHPRGFAAHMARGPDVTRFYLQCPPGDSEANWPEERVHEELRIRLEIPGGPIALGALIEKRVLDMRNYVVEPLSRGRLHLAGESAHLVAPIAAKGMNLAINDALLLASAIAAHYEGDDAKLAGYSDACLERIWQYQEFSQWLSEIFHGPTVTATADPFQTRLTEARLRRLLKSKTAAAAFADIYTGKHADF; this comes from the coding sequence ATGACGAATTCCCCCCGCCGTACACAGGTCGTCATCGTCGGTGCCGGGCCCGCCGGACTGACGCTCGCCAATCTGCTGCGCGTCGGGGGAATCGCGTGCGTGCTCCTGGAGGAGGAGAGCCGCGCCTTCATCGAGCAGCGTCCGCGTGCGGGATTCATCGAGGAATGGGCCGTACGCGCGCTGGAGCGCCACGGCCTGGCCGACCGGCTCCTGGAGAAGGCCGAGATCCAGGGTTCCTTCGAGTTCCGGTTCAACGGCGCGCGTCACATCATGAACTACGGCGAGCTCGCCGGTCACCGGCACTTCGTCTACCCGCAGCAGTATCTGGTCACGGACCTGGTCGGACTCCACACCGACCAGGGCGGCGACGTGCGCTTCGGCGTACGCGACGTCCGCCTTCACGATGTGGACACCGACCATCCCGCGGTCACCTACGAGGACTCCGAGACCGGTCTGCCGCACCGCGTCGAGTGCGACTTCATCGCCGGCTGCGACGGCGCGCGGGGCGTCTCCCGCGGCTATCTCACCGCGGGGAACGCGCTCCTCGCCTCGCACGACTACGGCATCGGCTGGCTCGCCCTGCTGGCCGAGGCTCCACCGTCCGCGACCGGGGTGATCTTCGGCATCCATCCGCGCGGTTTCGCCGCCCATATGGCGCGCGGCCCGGACGTCACGCGTTTCTATCTCCAGTGCCCGCCGGGCGACTCCGAGGCGAACTGGCCAGAGGAACGGGTGCACGAAGAACTGCGCATCCGCCTGGAAATTCCGGGCGGCCCAATCGCTCTCGGGGCGCTGATCGAAAAGCGGGTTCTCGACATGCGGAACTATGTCGTCGAACCCCTGTCGCGCGGCCGGCTCCACCTGGCCGGCGAATCGGCGCACCTGGTCGCGCCCATCGCGGCCAAGGGCATGAACCTCGCGATCAATGACGCCTTGCTGCTCGCCTCCGCCATCGCCGCGCACTACGAGGGCGACGACGCGAAACTGGCCGGATATTCCGATGCCTGCCTGGAGAGGATCTGGCAGTACCAGGAGTTCTCCCAGTGGCTCTCGGAGATCTTCCACGGGCCGACCGTGACCGCAACGGCCGACCCGTTCCAGACCCGCCTCACCGAGGCACGCCTGCGGCGGCTGCTGAAGTCCAAGACGGCCGCGGCGGCGTTCGCGGACATCTACACGGGCAAGCACGCCGACTTCTGA
- a CDS encoding Gfo/Idh/MocA family protein → MTIRWGILGTGGIARTFTEDLLLLGHEGHEVRAVGSRAPETAEKFAGRYDIARAYGSYAELAADEAIDVIYVATPHSAHHSAARTCLEAGRAVLVEKPFTPTAAEAEDLTALARERGLFAMEGMWTRFNPLVARLRDLVAEGAIGDVKAVYADFSENAEFDPAHRLWSPDLAGGAVLDLGVYPVSFAWMLLGEPATVEAVAVPAPTGVDANTGIVFGYDSGAVALLHCGFFARSPQTATVVGTNGWIDVAGPFWHPETMTVHRDGAEPETHHVEIAGHGFTYEAQEVARCIDAGLTESPVMPLDESIAIVRALEAIVSQPSA, encoded by the coding sequence ATGACGATTCGGTGGGGAATCCTGGGTACCGGTGGCATCGCGCGTACGTTCACCGAGGATCTGCTCCTCCTCGGGCACGAGGGGCACGAGGTGAGGGCCGTCGGGTCCCGCGCTCCGGAGACGGCCGAGAAGTTCGCCGGCCGCTATGACATCGCCCGCGCGTACGGTTCCTACGCCGAGCTCGCCGCGGACGAGGCCATCGACGTCATCTACGTCGCGACACCGCACAGCGCGCACCACTCCGCCGCCCGTACCTGCCTGGAGGCGGGCCGCGCCGTACTCGTGGAGAAGCCCTTCACCCCGACGGCGGCCGAGGCCGAGGACCTGACCGCCCTCGCGCGGGAGCGCGGGCTGTTCGCGATGGAGGGGATGTGGACGCGGTTCAACCCGCTCGTCGCCCGCCTGCGCGACCTGGTGGCCGAGGGCGCGATCGGCGACGTCAAGGCGGTGTACGCCGACTTCTCCGAGAACGCGGAGTTCGACCCGGCGCACCGGCTGTGGTCGCCTGACCTGGCCGGCGGTGCCGTGCTGGACCTGGGCGTCTACCCGGTGTCCTTCGCCTGGATGCTGCTCGGCGAACCGGCCACGGTCGAGGCGGTCGCCGTACCCGCGCCGACGGGAGTGGACGCCAACACGGGCATCGTGTTCGGGTACGACTCGGGGGCGGTGGCGCTCCTGCACTGCGGGTTCTTCGCCAGGTCCCCTCAGACGGCCACCGTCGTCGGCACGAACGGCTGGATCGACGTGGCCGGGCCGTTCTGGCACCCGGAGACGATGACCGTGCACCGCGACGGCGCCGAGCCGGAGACCCACCATGTCGAGATCGCCGGCCACGGCTTCACCTACGAGGCCCAAGAGGTCGCGCGCTGCATCGACGCCGGCCTCACCGAGTCGCCGGTAATGCCCCTCGACGAGAGCATCGCGATCGTCCGCGCCCTCGAGGCGATCGTCTCCCAGCCGTCCGCGTAG
- a CDS encoding serine hydrolase domain-containing protein, whose protein sequence is MGDLDEIQAWLGEQLPRLLVEHHVPGAAWAVLRGDQVVDGAAGLLSKATGVEATADSVFQIGSVTKLWTSTLVMQLADGGIVDIDRPVRDYLTEFRIADDEAAGRITVRQLLAHTAGFEGDIFTDTGVGDDCLEKYVATLHDVPQLFPPGEQFSYNNAGYCVLGRLVEVLRGQPYDACLREHLIAPLGLTHTATSPYEAIMYRAAMGHIELEPGAGYVPAPVWAMARSNAPAGSMLAMRPRDLVTFARMHLEDGRTADGTQVLAPGTAARMHDRQVDLPELGLMGTSWGLGFERFDTPAGTIIGHDGNTIGQGAFLRMVPEAGLAVALLTNGGDVISLYRDVVGHILGELTDVGLPALPAPPAEPRPIDAERYVGTYSAQVFDLTVSQDSDQRIWIEQIPKGLLVEMGGRTERTELVHYRDDMLIPVQADRGMHMPHAFLGDDGTGHALYLHLGRAVRRAGA, encoded by the coding sequence ATGGGCGACCTTGACGAGATTCAGGCCTGGCTTGGTGAGCAGCTTCCACGGTTGCTCGTGGAGCACCATGTTCCGGGCGCGGCGTGGGCTGTTCTGCGGGGCGACCAGGTGGTCGACGGGGCGGCCGGGTTGCTCAGCAAGGCGACCGGAGTGGAGGCGACCGCGGATTCGGTCTTTCAGATCGGGTCGGTCACCAAGCTCTGGACCAGCACGTTGGTGATGCAGCTGGCCGACGGGGGCATAGTCGACATCGACCGGCCGGTGCGCGACTATCTGACGGAATTTCGCATCGCCGACGACGAGGCGGCCGGCCGGATCACCGTCCGGCAGTTGCTCGCCCACACCGCCGGGTTCGAGGGGGACATCTTCACCGACACCGGGGTGGGCGACGACTGTCTCGAGAAGTACGTCGCGACCCTGCACGACGTGCCGCAGCTGTTCCCGCCCGGCGAGCAGTTCTCCTACAACAACGCCGGCTACTGCGTGCTCGGCCGGCTCGTCGAGGTGCTACGCGGGCAGCCGTACGACGCGTGCCTGCGCGAGCACCTCATCGCGCCGCTGGGGCTCACCCACACCGCCACGAGCCCCTACGAGGCGATCATGTACCGCGCCGCGATGGGCCACATCGAGCTGGAACCGGGTGCCGGCTACGTACCGGCACCCGTATGGGCCATGGCGCGGTCGAACGCCCCGGCCGGCTCGATGCTCGCGATGCGGCCGCGGGACCTGGTCACCTTCGCGCGGATGCATCTCGAGGACGGCCGTACGGCCGACGGCACCCAGGTGCTGGCCCCGGGGACCGCCGCCCGGATGCACGACCGGCAGGTCGACCTGCCCGAACTCGGACTCATGGGGACGTCGTGGGGTCTCGGTTTCGAGCGGTTCGACACGCCGGCCGGCACGATCATCGGTCACGACGGCAACACCATCGGGCAGGGCGCCTTCCTGCGGATGGTCCCCGAGGCCGGGCTGGCCGTCGCGCTGCTGACCAACGGCGGCGACGTCATCTCGCTCTACCGCGACGTCGTGGGTCACATTCTCGGTGAGCTCACCGACGTCGGTCTGCCCGCCCTCCCCGCCCCGCCCGCCGAGCCCCGGCCGATCGACGCCGAGCGGTACGTCGGCACCTACTCGGCTCAGGTCTTCGACCTCACCGTCAGCCAGGACAGTGATCAGCGGATCTGGATCGAGCAGATCCCCAAGGGTCTCCTCGTGGAGATGGGCGGGCGCACCGAACGTACCGAGCTCGTCCACTACCGCGACGACATGCTGATTCCGGTCCAAGCCGACCGCGGCATGCACATGCCGCACGCGTTCCTGGGCGACGACGGCACCGGCCACGCGCTGTATCTGCACCTGGGCCGCGCGGTCCGCCGCGCCGGCGCCTGA
- a CDS encoding pentapeptide repeat-containing protein yields the protein MPTRRARTPVPPKLPAELVPARLSSLTDDGVYLSQEFGGSVEAGTRAEDVDVERCRFDTAGLAGAVLRRGSFSDVEFLGCDLANIEVVDGMVTNALLDRCRLTGAKWTGCTFRDVVFAGCRGDLSRFRMSRFRNVVFRDCNLTEADFQGAEFTGCRFEDCRMQGVQFSQAKMLGTTVFSGCDLWGIGGVESLRGSTVKSADAQSLLHTLASALGITVEE from the coding sequence ATGCCCACCCGCCGCGCACGAACGCCCGTGCCACCGAAGCTGCCGGCAGAGCTGGTCCCCGCCCGGCTCTCCTCGCTCACCGACGACGGCGTCTACCTGTCCCAGGAGTTCGGCGGAAGCGTCGAGGCCGGGACCCGCGCGGAGGATGTCGACGTCGAACGCTGCCGTTTCGACACCGCCGGGCTCGCCGGTGCGGTGCTGCGGCGGGGGAGCTTCTCCGACGTCGAGTTCCTCGGCTGCGATCTGGCGAACATCGAGGTCGTCGACGGAATGGTGACCAACGCCCTCCTGGACCGCTGCCGCCTGACCGGGGCGAAATGGACCGGCTGTACGTTCCGCGACGTCGTGTTCGCCGGGTGCCGCGGCGACCTGAGCCGTTTCCGCATGAGCCGGTTCCGCAACGTGGTGTTCCGCGACTGCAACCTCACCGAGGCGGACTTCCAGGGGGCGGAGTTCACCGGGTGCCGGTTCGAGGACTGCCGGATGCAGGGCGTGCAGTTCAGCCAGGCGAAGATGCTGGGCACGACGGTCTTTTCCGGATGCGACCTGTGGGGGATCGGCGGCGTCGAGAGTCTGCGCGGTTCCACGGTGAAGAGCGCCGACGCGCAGAGCCTGTTGCACACTCTGGCCTCGGCGCTGGGAATCACGGTCGAGGAGTGA
- a CDS encoding DUF5753 domain-containing protein, whose product MVAQRDPYEFPAIRAFAAELEAWRGSMAKTELAEVLGYTPQLLSQLEAAKNIPSKRFAEDLDTYFKTNGLFERLCKLINETRHLAVLPRGFPEFVAREAEASVMYIFEPCVITGIFQTREYAYEVMKAGRDHEEAEQLVAKRMDRQQILEQRPPPRIVAVFDEMALRRVLGGGNVMRGQLGHLVELAGCHNITLQIVPESVGSYTGHMGAFTILGFGNGPDLVYIESHLGGQFVTDGESVREYALSYDLIRGAAMSADESLRSLRTKLESI is encoded by the coding sequence ATGGTGGCGCAGCGTGACCCGTATGAGTTCCCCGCGATCCGAGCATTCGCCGCCGAATTAGAGGCGTGGCGCGGCTCCATGGCCAAGACCGAACTCGCCGAGGTCCTCGGCTATACACCGCAGCTCCTCAGCCAGCTCGAAGCGGCCAAGAACATCCCCTCAAAGAGGTTCGCCGAGGACCTCGACACCTACTTCAAGACCAACGGCCTGTTCGAGCGCCTCTGCAAGCTCATCAACGAGACCCGCCACCTTGCGGTACTGCCGCGCGGCTTCCCCGAATTCGTCGCCCGCGAAGCCGAGGCCTCGGTGATGTACATCTTCGAGCCTTGCGTCATCACCGGAATTTTCCAGACGCGGGAGTACGCCTACGAGGTGATGAAAGCGGGCCGGGATCACGAGGAAGCGGAACAACTTGTCGCCAAGCGTATGGATCGCCAGCAGATTCTTGAGCAACGGCCGCCGCCTCGTATAGTCGCTGTTTTCGACGAGATGGCTCTTCGGCGGGTACTCGGTGGCGGAAATGTGATGAGGGGGCAGTTGGGCCATCTCGTGGAGCTGGCAGGATGCCACAACATCACTCTCCAGATCGTCCCAGAAAGCGTGGGCTCCTACACCGGGCACATGGGAGCGTTTACGATCCTGGGCTTCGGAAACGGCCCCGACCTGGTGTATATCGAGAGCCATTTAGGCGGCCAGTTCGTAACCGACGGAGAGAGCGTTCGCGAGTACGCGCTAAGCTACGACTTGATCAGGGGCGCGGCGATGTCCGCCGATGAATCCCTGAGATCGCTCCGTACGAAGTTGGAGAGCATATGA
- a CDS encoding DUF397 domain-containing protein — translation MSDQWRKSSHSGNSGGQCVEVTLEWRKSGRSGDTGGSCVEVAVHDS, via the coding sequence ATGAGCGACCAGTGGCGTAAGAGTAGCCATAGCGGCAACTCAGGTGGCCAGTGTGTCGAGGTCACGCTCGAATGGCGTAAGAGCGGCCGTAGCGGCGACACCGGCGGTAGCTGCGTCGAGGTCGCCGTTCACGACTCCTGA